Proteins from a genomic interval of Chroococcidiopsis thermalis PCC 7203:
- the pruA gene encoding L-glutamate gamma-semialdehyde dehydrogenase: protein MVLQAQPTTYEPKTQEIAKQLLAATRENRSFFASIRDQMRWDDKLLAWAMSNPGLRVQLFRFIDCLPALRSKPEIARHLQEYLGDESVELPTALKGMLNFANPDSMPAQVAATTVSTAVETLAHKYIAGENIQQTLKTIERLRKEKMAFTIDILGEAVITEAEAQSYLERYLDLMAQLAAASKNWKPVAQIDAADGEALPQVQVSVKLTAFYSQFDPLDAAGSAARVSDRIRTVLRKAQELGVSIHFDMEQYAYKDLIFSILKQVLQEEEFRSRTDVGVTVQAYLRDSERDTQDLIAWVKQRGYPLTVRLVKGAYWDQETIKAEQKHWQQPVFNDKAATDLNFEKITQLLLENHEYVYSAIGSHNVRSQAHAIAIAETLNIPRRRFEMQVLYGMGDKLAKALSDRGYRVRVYCPYGELLPGMAYLIRRLLENTANSSFLRQNLEERPIEELIAPPMVKNVETLHVTSLQKPFHPAADTDYAAVEAREQSQRAFQQVRQLFGKTYLPLVNGEYVSTEEIIDSVNPSNFSEVVGKVGLLSVEQAEQAMQAAKAAFPGWKNTPAKQRASILRKAGDLMELRRAELSAWIVLEVGKPVKEADAEVSEAIDFCRYYAAEMERLDAGYNYDVAGETNRYLYQPRGIAVVISPWNFPLAIATGMTVAALVAGNCTLLKPAETSSVIAAKLTEILVEAGFPKGVYQFVPGKGSKVGAHLVNHPDTHLIAFTGSREVGCRIYAEAAKVQSGQKHLKRVIAEMGGKNGMIVDESADLDQAVVGVVQSAFGYSGQKCSAASRVIVLDSVYDTFIHRLVEATRSLNIGATELPSTQVGPVIDGNAQARIREYIEQGRQEAKVAVEISAPDNGYFVNPTIFTEVPPTATIAQEEIFGPVVAVIRVKNFEEAIAVANGTDYALTGGLYSRTPSHIQMAQEQFEVGNLYINRTITGAIVARQPFGGFKMSGVGSKAGGPDYLLQFLEPRTVTENVQRQGFAPIEGAE, encoded by the coding sequence GTGGTACTACAAGCACAACCAACCACTTACGAACCAAAGACACAAGAAATCGCCAAACAACTCTTAGCGGCGACGCGAGAAAATCGTTCGTTTTTTGCCTCAATTCGCGACCAAATGCGCTGGGATGACAAGTTACTCGCCTGGGCAATGAGTAATCCTGGGTTGCGGGTGCAGCTATTTCGTTTTATTGACTGTTTGCCTGCTTTACGGAGTAAGCCAGAAATTGCCCGCCATTTGCAAGAATACCTTGGCGATGAGTCGGTAGAACTTCCGACTGCTTTGAAAGGAATGCTCAATTTTGCTAACCCAGATTCTATGCCGGCACAGGTAGCAGCGACGACTGTATCTACAGCTGTAGAAACATTAGCGCATAAATATATTGCTGGAGAAAATATTCAGCAGACATTAAAGACAATCGAACGGCTGCGCAAGGAAAAAATGGCGTTCACCATCGATATTTTGGGTGAAGCAGTCATTACCGAAGCAGAAGCGCAGTCATATTTAGAACGTTATTTAGATTTAATGGCACAGCTAGCAGCAGCTAGCAAGAATTGGAAACCAGTTGCCCAAATTGATGCAGCTGATGGGGAAGCTTTGCCACAGGTACAAGTTTCAGTAAAGCTGACGGCGTTTTACTCTCAGTTCGATCCGTTGGATGCGGCGGGTAGTGCGGCAAGAGTTAGCGATCGCATCCGAACTGTATTAAGAAAAGCCCAAGAATTAGGCGTATCGATCCATTTTGATATGGAACAATACGCTTATAAAGACCTGATTTTTTCTATTTTAAAACAAGTCCTTCAAGAAGAAGAATTTCGCAGTCGTACGGATGTTGGTGTCACAGTTCAAGCATATTTGCGCGATAGCGAACGAGATACGCAAGATTTAATCGCTTGGGTAAAACAGCGAGGCTATCCCTTAACTGTAAGACTGGTTAAAGGTGCTTACTGGGATCAGGAAACAATTAAAGCCGAACAAAAGCACTGGCAGCAACCCGTATTTAATGACAAAGCAGCTACAGATCTTAACTTTGAAAAAATTACCCAGTTGTTGTTAGAAAATCACGAATACGTCTATTCGGCAATAGGTAGTCATAACGTGCGATCGCAAGCCCATGCAATTGCGATCGCTGAAACTCTCAACATTCCTCGTCGTCGCTTTGAAATGCAAGTGCTGTACGGCATGGGCGATAAACTGGCAAAAGCGTTGAGCGATCGCGGTTATCGAGTCCGGGTATATTGTCCCTACGGCGAACTTTTACCCGGAATGGCTTATCTAATTCGTCGTTTGTTGGAAAACACCGCCAATAGTTCCTTCCTGCGGCAAAATTTGGAAGAACGTCCGATTGAGGAATTGATCGCGCCACCGATGGTTAAAAATGTAGAGACGTTACATGTAACGTCTTTACAAAAACCATTTCATCCAGCAGCAGATACAGACTACGCCGCAGTCGAGGCGAGAGAACAGTCACAACGGGCTTTTCAACAAGTGCGACAGTTATTTGGTAAAACCTATTTGCCTCTAGTAAATGGCGAGTACGTTTCTACAGAAGAAATTATTGATTCTGTAAACCCATCAAATTTCAGTGAGGTGGTGGGAAAAGTCGGACTCCTAAGCGTCGAACAAGCAGAACAGGCAATGCAAGCGGCGAAGGCGGCGTTTCCTGGGTGGAAAAATACCCCAGCCAAACAACGGGCAAGTATTTTGCGTAAAGCTGGCGATTTGATGGAACTCCGTCGTGCTGAGTTATCAGCTTGGATTGTCTTGGAAGTCGGAAAACCAGTCAAAGAAGCCGATGCAGAAGTATCGGAGGCGATCGATTTCTGTCGTTATTATGCGGCGGAAATGGAAAGATTGGATGCGGGTTATAACTACGACGTGGCAGGGGAAACAAACCGTTACCTTTACCAACCGAGGGGAATTGCGGTGGTGATTTCTCCTTGGAATTTTCCTTTAGCGATCGCCACTGGTATGACTGTAGCAGCCTTGGTAGCAGGAAACTGTACTCTCCTCAAGCCTGCGGAAACATCTTCAGTCATTGCGGCGAAATTAACTGAAATTTTGGTTGAAGCCGGATTTCCCAAAGGTGTCTATCAATTTGTACCTGGCAAAGGTTCTAAAGTGGGGGCGCACTTGGTAAACCATCCTGACACGCACTTAATTGCATTTACAGGTTCCCGCGAAGTGGGTTGTCGGATTTATGCGGAAGCGGCAAAAGTTCAATCAGGACAAAAGCATCTGAAGCGCGTCATCGCTGAGATGGGTGGTAAGAATGGGATGATTGTCGATGAAAGTGCCGACTTAGACCAAGCCGTGGTGGGTGTGGTGCAATCGGCTTTCGGTTACAGCGGACAAAAGTGTTCGGCTGCATCAAGAGTCATTGTTTTAGATTCAGTCTACGATACTTTCATTCACCGCTTAGTAGAAGCGACGCGATCGCTCAACATCGGTGCAACGGAATTACCCAGCACTCAAGTTGGTCCCGTGATTGACGGTAATGCTCAAGCACGTATCCGCGAGTATATCGAGCAAGGACGACAAGAAGCAAAAGTTGCTGTAGAAATTTCTGCTCCAGATAACGGCTATTTTGTCAACCCTACGATTTTTACCGAAGTGCCTCCCACAGCCACGATCGCCCAAGAAGAGATTTTTGGTCCCGTGGTAGCAGTAATTCGAGTGAAGAACTTTGAAGAGGCGATCGCAGTGGCTAACGGTACTGACTACGCCTTGACAGGGGGACTGTATTCTCGTACCCCATCTCATATCCAGATGGCACAGGAACAATTTGAAGTTGGTAACTTGTATATCAACCGCACGATTACGGGTGCGATCGTTGCCAGACAACCCTTTGGCGGCTTTAAAATGTCTGGAGTTGGTTCCAAAGCTGGTGGTCCCGATTATTTATTACAATTTTTGGAGCCGCGTACAGTTACGGAAAACGTTCAGCGTCAGGGTTTTGCCCCCATCGAAGGTGCAGAATAA
- a CDS encoding class I fructose-bisphosphate aldolase: MTATLSAPQAIESWLGQEAEDLLTYKAKVPKDLLHLPSPDMVDRIFSISDRNPQVLRSLQQLYSHGRLANTGYLSILPVDQGIEHSAGASFAPNPMYFDPENIVKLAMAAECNAVATTLGVLGIVSRKYAHKIPFIVKINHNELLTFPNQFDQVLFGSVEQAWNLGAVAVGATIYFGSENSTRQIQEISRAFARAHELGMATILWCYLRNNAFKQDKDYHLAGDLTGQANHLGVTIEADIIKQKLPELDRGYEAVAKASGKSYGKTNERIYTDLTSDHPIDLTRYQVLNCYSGRVGLINSGGASGKNDFAEAIRTAVINKRAGGSGLISGRKTFQRPFEEGVKLFHAIQDVYLSPEVTIA, translated from the coding sequence ATGACTGCTACGCTGTCTGCACCCCAAGCGATTGAGTCTTGGTTGGGTCAAGAAGCAGAAGATCTCCTCACGTACAAAGCTAAGGTTCCCAAAGATTTGTTACATCTGCCAAGCCCAGACATGGTAGACCGAATTTTCAGCATTAGCGATCGCAATCCGCAAGTATTGCGCAGCCTTCAACAACTCTACTCACACGGGCGATTGGCAAATACGGGTTATCTTTCAATTTTGCCAGTAGACCAAGGAATCGAACACTCCGCAGGGGCTTCGTTTGCACCCAATCCGATGTATTTCGATCCAGAGAATATCGTTAAATTGGCAATGGCAGCCGAGTGTAACGCTGTTGCTACCACGTTGGGCGTTTTGGGTATAGTGTCTCGCAAGTACGCCCACAAAATCCCCTTCATTGTCAAAATCAATCACAACGAGTTACTCACTTTTCCCAATCAATTCGATCAAGTTTTGTTCGGTTCGGTCGAGCAAGCTTGGAATTTAGGAGCTGTGGCAGTTGGGGCTACAATATACTTCGGTTCGGAAAACTCTACGCGCCAAATTCAAGAAATTAGCCGTGCTTTTGCCCGCGCCCACGAATTAGGAATGGCAACTATTTTGTGGTGCTATTTGCGTAACAACGCCTTTAAACAAGACAAAGATTATCACCTAGCAGGCGACCTCACCGGACAGGCAAACCACCTGGGTGTCACGATTGAAGCCGATATTATCAAACAAAAACTGCCAGAACTCGATCGCGGTTACGAAGCTGTTGCTAAAGCTAGCGGCAAAAGCTACGGCAAAACCAACGAAAGAATCTACACCGATTTAACGAGCGATCATCCGATCGATCTCACCCGCTACCAAGTTCTCAATTGCTACAGCGGACGAGTGGGATTAATTAACTCTGGTGGTGCTTCTGGTAAAAATGATTTTGCTGAAGCTATTCGTACGGCTGTAATTAACAAACGGGCTGGCGGTTCTGGCTTAATCTCCGGTCGCAAAACCTTCCAACGCCCCTTTGAAGAAGGAGTCAAGTTATTCCACGCGATTCAAGATGTTTACCTCTCTCCAGAAGTAACTATTGCTTGA
- a CDS encoding pyridoxal phosphate-dependent aminotransferase, which produces MKLAARVGKVTPSLTLAISAKAKAMKAEGIDVCSFSAGEPDFDTPEHIKAAAKKALDEGKTRYGAAAGEPKLRQAIAHKLKADNGLNYQAENIIVTNGGKHGLYNLMMALIEVGDEVIIPAPYWLSYPEMVILAGGTPVIVQTDASCKITPDQLRASITPKTKLFVLNSPSNPTGVVYTPEELKALAEVVVEKDILVVSDEIYEKLLYTDVKHVSIGSLGKEIFDRTIISHGFAKAYSMTGWRVGYLAGAVELIKAASTIQGHSTSNVCTFAQFGAIAALESSQECVEQMRQAFAKRREVMMQRLDAIPEVTYAKPDGAFYIFVEIGKTGKTSMDFCQELLESYQVAAIPGIAFGSGDRIRLSYATDMTSIEKGMDRLDKYIRSLF; this is translated from the coding sequence ATGAAACTGGCAGCACGAGTGGGTAAGGTAACGCCTTCTTTGACCTTGGCAATTTCCGCCAAAGCCAAAGCCATGAAAGCTGAAGGAATAGATGTTTGTAGCTTCAGCGCCGGAGAACCAGACTTTGATACTCCAGAACACATCAAAGCAGCCGCAAAAAAAGCCTTAGATGAAGGTAAGACGAGATATGGTGCGGCGGCTGGGGAACCCAAGTTAAGACAGGCGATCGCCCACAAGCTGAAAGCAGATAATGGTCTAAACTACCAAGCTGAAAATATCATCGTCACTAACGGTGGCAAACACGGTTTATATAACTTGATGATGGCGCTGATTGAGGTGGGAGACGAGGTAATTATTCCCGCCCCCTACTGGCTGAGCTATCCTGAAATGGTCATTCTTGCTGGCGGAACACCAGTAATCGTTCAGACGGATGCTAGCTGTAAAATAACTCCCGACCAATTGCGTGCTAGCATTACGCCAAAAACTAAGCTATTTGTCCTCAACTCTCCTTCTAACCCTACGGGTGTTGTCTATACGCCAGAAGAACTGAAGGCACTCGCGGAGGTTGTGGTTGAGAAGGATATTTTAGTTGTATCGGATGAAATTTACGAGAAATTACTATATACAGATGTAAAACACGTCAGTATCGGTTCTCTAGGTAAAGAAATCTTTGACCGTACCATTATCAGTCATGGCTTTGCTAAAGCTTACTCAATGACGGGTTGGCGTGTCGGCTATTTAGCGGGTGCAGTAGAGTTAATCAAAGCTGCGAGTACGATTCAAGGTCATAGTACGTCTAACGTGTGTACCTTCGCTCAATTTGGCGCGATCGCGGCTTTAGAGAGTTCTCAAGAATGCGTCGAACAAATGCGTCAAGCTTTTGCCAAAAGGCGAGAAGTCATGATGCAAAGATTAGATGCAATTCCAGAAGTGACTTATGCCAAGCCTGATGGAGCATTTTACATTTTTGTCGAGATCGGTAAAACTGGCAAGACATCAATGGATTTTTGTCAAGAACTTTTAGAGTCGTACCAAGTTGCGGCAATCCCTGGAATTGCCTTTGGATCTGGCGATCGCATTCGTCTTTCCTATGCTACCGATATGACATCAATTGAAAAGGGAATGGATCGCTTAGACAAATACATCCGCTCTTTGTTTTAG
- the gatA gene encoding Asp-tRNA(Asn)/Glu-tRNA(Gln) amidotransferase subunit GatA translates to MASIIRELHGQLVKKERSAVEITQEVLDRIQALEPKIHSFLCVTADKALEQAKAVDAKIAAGEEIGLLAGIPVGVKDNMCTKGIPTTCASKILENFVPPYESTVTQKLADAGAVTVGKTNLDEFAMGSSTENSAFQLTANPWDLERVPGGSSGGSAAAVAAHECVVSLGSDTGGSIRQPASFCGVVGMKPTYGLVSRYGLVAFASSLDQIGPFGRTVEDAAILLGAIAGYDPKDSTSLKVEIPDYTQFLKPNLKSMRIGIVRETFAEGLDPAVEQAVNKAIEQLKQLGAEIKEVSCPRFRYGLPTYYIIAPSEASANLARYDGVKYGLRVPDAENLIDMYARTRAMGFGKEVKRRIMVGTYALSAGYYDAYYLKAQKVRTLIKQDFETAFGQVDVLVTPTVPMTAFKAGEKTDDPLSMYLTDLMTITVNLAGLPGLSIPCGFDEKGMPIGMQLIGNVLREDQLFQVAHAYEQATEWHKSKPSL, encoded by the coding sequence ATGGCATCCATCATCCGCGAGTTGCACGGACAACTAGTGAAGAAAGAACGCTCAGCGGTGGAAATTACGCAAGAGGTGCTGGATCGGATTCAAGCACTAGAACCAAAGATCCACAGCTTTTTGTGCGTGACAGCGGATAAAGCACTGGAACAAGCGAAAGCTGTGGATGCCAAAATTGCGGCTGGAGAAGAGATTGGGTTATTGGCTGGGATTCCCGTGGGTGTGAAGGACAATATGTGTACCAAGGGAATTCCCACGACTTGCGCCTCCAAGATTTTAGAAAACTTCGTCCCACCCTACGAATCAACGGTAACGCAAAAATTAGCGGATGCTGGGGCGGTGACAGTGGGAAAAACCAACTTAGACGAGTTTGCGATGGGGAGTTCCACCGAAAACTCCGCATTTCAACTCACGGCTAATCCTTGGGACTTGGAACGGGTTCCTGGCGGTTCTTCTGGGGGTTCGGCGGCGGCTGTAGCGGCGCATGAGTGTGTCGTTTCCCTGGGTTCCGATACAGGTGGTTCGATCCGCCAACCTGCATCTTTTTGCGGTGTTGTGGGCATGAAGCCAACTTATGGATTAGTGTCGCGTTATGGTTTGGTGGCTTTTGCTTCCTCTTTGGATCAAATTGGACCCTTTGGACGCACGGTAGAAGATGCGGCAATTTTATTAGGCGCGATCGCGGGTTACGATCCGAAAGATTCTACGAGTTTGAAGGTCGAAATCCCTGACTACACCCAATTTCTCAAACCAAATCTCAAATCGATGCGAATTGGGATCGTGAGAGAAACTTTTGCTGAGGGTTTAGATCCGGCTGTAGAACAAGCTGTTAATAAGGCGATCGAACAGTTAAAGCAACTCGGTGCGGAAATTAAAGAAGTTTCCTGTCCGCGTTTCCGCTATGGTTTGCCAACTTATTACATCATTGCCCCTAGCGAAGCTTCAGCTAATTTGGCACGTTACGATGGCGTAAAATATGGTTTGCGCGTTCCTGATGCTGAGAATCTAATTGATATGTACGCTCGGACTAGGGCAATGGGTTTTGGAAAGGAAGTCAAGCGTCGGATTATGGTAGGAACGTATGCCTTATCTGCTGGTTACTACGATGCTTACTACTTAAAAGCACAAAAAGTCCGTACTTTAATTAAACAAGACTTTGAAACTGCTTTTGGGCAGGTGGATGTGTTAGTTACCCCCACAGTTCCCATGACAGCATTTAAAGCAGGGGAAAAAACTGACGATCCGCTAAGTATGTATTTAACCGATTTGATGACAATTACGGTAAATTTGGCAGGTTTGCCAGGATTGAGTATTCCCTGCGGTTTTGACGAGAAAGGAATGCCGATTGGGATGCAATTGATTGGAAATGTGTTGCGGGAAGACCAATTATTTCAAGTCGCTCACGCTTACGAACAAGCTACAGAGTGGCATAAATCCAAGCCAAGTCTATAG
- a CDS encoding alpha/beta fold hydrolase: MTASVVNLHVYVQGKGLPILCLHGHPGSGLSMSVFTQHLCQRFQTIAPDLRGYGNSRTQTDFAMTDHLCDLEALLDRYQISECLVLGWSLGGILAMELALRLPERVKGLILVATAARPRGSHPAISWQDNLYTGLAAIANALQPGDRWHIDTFGKRSLFRYLIQQHTPATYEYIAKYAVSAYLQTSSPAQRALFTALKSGYNRLQDLSQIQCPSLIMAGAADRHITPESSQETAQHLPNSEWICYPNTAHLFPWEIPDRVLSDIDKWLVLHSLI, translated from the coding sequence ATGACAGCTTCTGTTGTGAATTTGCATGTTTACGTCCAAGGCAAAGGTTTACCGATCCTCTGCTTGCACGGTCATCCTGGTTCTGGTTTGAGTATGTCCGTGTTTACTCAACACCTATGCCAACGCTTTCAAACAATAGCCCCCGACTTACGAGGATACGGCAATAGTCGCACGCAGACTGATTTCGCCATGACCGATCACCTGTGTGACTTGGAAGCACTCCTCGATCGCTATCAAATTAGTGAATGTCTGGTTTTAGGTTGGTCTTTGGGTGGAATCTTAGCGATGGAATTGGCTTTAAGGCTACCAGAACGAGTTAAAGGACTTATTTTAGTCGCTACAGCTGCTCGTCCTCGCGGCAGTCATCCAGCAATTAGCTGGCAAGATAATTTGTATACTGGCTTAGCGGCGATCGCAAATGCTTTACAACCCGGCGATCGGTGGCATATAGATACTTTTGGTAAGCGATCTCTCTTTCGCTATTTAATTCAACAGCACACTCCCGCTACTTACGAATACATAGCTAAATATGCTGTGTCAGCGTATTTGCAAACTTCTTCTCCTGCCCAACGCGCTCTCTTTACGGCGCTTAAATCTGGTTACAATCGCCTTCAGGATTTATCGCAGATTCAGTGTCCTAGTTTAATTATGGCGGGAGCAGCCGACCGTCATATTACTCCAGAATCGAGTCAAGAAACTGCACAACATTTACCCAACTCTGAATGGATTTGTTACCCGAATACCGCACATTTGTTTCCTTGGGAAATTCCCGATCGCGTTTTGAGCGATATTGATAAGTGGTTGGTATTACATTCATTGATTTAA
- a CDS encoding glycosyltransferase family 4 protein, which translates to MLINLSFLINKPTGITTYALNLIPYLRSLDPTFLISPVAARLLPTPQTQDTYYPIPANLTPEQGTVGHLRRLFWTQLQLPQIYRQLRSQLLFSPVPEAPLYTRCHYIVTVHDLIPLRFPRLSPLTPYHRYYIPQVLSQAQHVICNSTATASDIINFFHIPAAKITPIPLAYDANHFRWLNLAQQNETRPYFIYIGRHDPHKNLHRLIAAFAKMSSCQNCDLLLAGTGDRRYTPKLEAQSIELGIADRVKFLDYIPYEQLPILLNRAIALVFPSLWEGFGLPVLEAMACGTPVITSNLSSLPEVTGDAALLVNPYNIEEIAAAMESIVTDRQLRSRLSNLSLTRASQFSWGKTGLATVEVLKRFL; encoded by the coding sequence ATGCTAATTAACTTATCTTTTCTCATCAATAAACCGACAGGAATTACAACTTACGCTCTGAATTTAATTCCGTACTTGCGATCGCTCGATCCTACCTTCCTAATTTCACCTGTTGCTGCTCGTCTTCTACCCACACCGCAGACTCAAGACACATATTATCCCATTCCTGCTAACTTAACCCCAGAACAAGGGACAGTCGGACATTTGCGGCGTTTATTCTGGACGCAATTGCAACTACCGCAAATTTATCGCCAATTGCGATCGCAATTATTATTCTCTCCCGTTCCAGAAGCACCCCTTTACACGCGCTGTCACTACATCGTCACAGTTCACGATCTCATCCCCTTGCGCTTTCCCAGACTTTCACCCTTAACTCCCTATCACCGCTATTACATCCCCCAAGTTCTCAGCCAAGCACAGCACGTTATTTGTAACTCCACTGCGACAGCCTCAGACATTATTAACTTTTTCCACATCCCAGCCGCTAAAATTACTCCCATACCCCTAGCATATGATGCCAACCATTTCCGCTGGCTCAACTTAGCTCAGCAGAATGAAACTCGTCCTTACTTTATTTATATTGGTCGTCACGACCCGCACAAAAACTTACATCGATTAATTGCAGCTTTTGCAAAAATGTCGAGTTGTCAAAATTGCGATTTACTACTAGCTGGAACGGGCGATCGCCGCTATACTCCAAAGCTAGAAGCACAAAGTATAGAATTAGGAATTGCCGATCGCGTCAAGTTTCTAGATTACATTCCCTACGAACAACTACCAATTTTACTCAATCGGGCGATCGCATTAGTTTTTCCCAGTTTGTGGGAAGGATTTGGCTTACCAGTACTCGAAGCGATGGCTTGCGGTACTCCTGTAATTACATCCAATCTTTCCTCTTTACCAGAAGTAACAGGCGATGCGGCTTTATTAGTGAATCCCTACAACATTGAGGAGATTGCTGCTGCTATGGAAAGTATAGTTACCGATCGTCAACTGCGATCGCGGCTGTCTAATTTAAGTTTAACCAGAGCCAGTCAATTTAGTTGGGGAAAAACAGGACTAGCTACAGTTGAGGTGTTAAAAAGATTTTTATAG